NNNNNNNNNNNNNNNNNNNNNNNNNNNNNNNNNNNNNNNNNNNNNNNNNNNNNNNNNNNNNNNNNNNNNNNNNNNNNNNNNNNNNNNNNNNNNNNNNNNNNNNNNNNNNNNNNNNNNNNNNNNNNNNNNNNNNNNNNNNNNNNNNNNNNNNNNNNNNNNNNNNNNNNNNNNNNNNNNNNNNNNNNNNNNNNNNNNNNNNNNNNNNNNNNNNNNNNNNNNNNNNNNNNNNNNNNNNNNNNNNNNNNNNNNNNNNNNNNNNNNNNNNNNNNNNNNNNNNNNNNNNNNNNNNNNNNNNNNNNNNNNNNNNNNNNNNNNNNNNNNNNNNNNNNNNNNNNNNNNNNNNNNNNNNNNNNNNNNNNNNNNNNNNNNNNNNNNNNNNNNNNNNNNNNNNNNNNNNNNNNNNNNNNNNNNNNNNNNNNNNNNNNNNNNNNNNNNNNNNNNNNNNNNNNNNNNNNNNNNNNNNNNNNNNNNNNNNNNNNNNNNNNNNNNNNNNNNNNNNNNNNNNNNNNNNNNNNNNNNNNNNNNNNNNNNNNNNNNNNNNNNNNNNNNNNNNNNNNNNNNNNNNNNNNNNNNNNNNNNNNNNNNNNNNNNNNNNNNNNNNNNNNNNNNNNNNNNNNNNNNNNNNNNNNNNNNNNNNNNNNNNNNNNNNNNNNNNNNNNNNNNNNNNNNNNNNNNNNNNNNNNNNNNNNNNNNNNNNNNNNNNNNNNNNNNNNNNNNNNNNNNNNNNNNNNNNNNNNNNNNNNNNNNNNNNNNNNNNNNNNNNNNNNNNNNNNNNNNNNNNNNNNNNNNNNNNNNNNNNNNNNNNNNNNNNNNNNNNNNNNNNNNNNNNNNNNNNNNNNNNNNNNNNNNNNNNNNNNNNNNNNNNNNNNNNNNNNNNNNNNNNNNNNNNNNNNNNNNNNNNNNNNNNNNNNNNNNNNNNNNNNNNNNNNNNNNNNNNNNNNNNNNNNNNNNNNNNNNNNNNNNNNNNNNNNNNNNNNNNNNNNNNNNNNNNNNNNNNNNNNNNNNNNNNNNNNNNNNNNNNNNNNNNNNNNNNNNNNNNNNNNNNNNNNNNNNNNNNNNNNNNNNNNNNNNNNNNNNNNNNNNNNNNNNNNNNNNNNNNNNNNNNNNNNNNNNNNNNNNNNNNNNNNNNNNNNNNNNNNNNNNNNNNNNNNNNNNNNNNNNNNNNNNNNNNNNNNNNNNNNNNNNNNNNNNNNNNNNNNNNNNNNNNNNNNNNNNNNNNNNNNNNNNNNNNNNNNNNNNNNNNNNNNNNNNNNNNNNNNNNNNNNNNNNNNNNNNNNNNNNNNNNNNNNNNNNNNNNNNNNNNNNNNNNNNNNNNNNNNNNNNNNNNNNNNNNNNNNNNNNNNNNNNNNNNNNNNNNNNNNNNNNNNNNNNNNNNNNNNNNNNNNNNNNNNNNNNNNNNNNNNNNNNNNNNNNNNNNNNNNNNNNNNNNNNNNNNNNNNNNNNNNNNNNNNNNNNNNNNNNNNNNNNNNNNNNNNNNNNNNNNNNNNNNNNNNNNNNNNNNNNNNNNNNNNNNNNNNNNNNNNNNNNNNNNNNNNNNNNNNNNNNNNNNNNNNNNNNNNNNNNNNNNNNNNNNNNNNNNNNNNNNNNNNNNNNNNNNNNNNNNNNNNNNNNNNNNNNNNNNNNNNNNNNNNNNNNNNNNNNNNNNNNNNNNNNNNNNNNNNNNNNNNNNNNNNNNNNNNNNNNNNNNNNNNNNNNNNNNNNNNNNNNNNNNNNNNNNNNNNNNNNNNNNNNNNNNNNNNNNNNNNNNNNNNNNNNNNNNNNNNNNNNNNNNNNNNNNNNNNNNNNNNNNNNNNNNNNNNNNNNNNNNNNNNNNNNNNNNNNNNNNNNNNNNNNNNNNNNNNNNNNNNNNNNNNNNNNNNNNNNNNNNNNNNNNNNNNNNNNNNNNNNNNNNNNNNNNNNNNNNNNNNNNNNNNNNNNNNNNNNNNNNNNNNNNNNNNNNNNNNNNNNNNNNNNNNNNNNNNNNNNNNNNNNNNNNNNNNNNNNNNNNNNNNNNNNNNNNNNNNNNNNNNNNNNNNNNNNNNNNNNNNNNNNNNNNNNNNNNNNNNNNNNNNNNNNNNNNNNNNNNNNNNNNNNNNNNNNNNNNNNNNNNNNNNNNNNNNNNNNNNNNNNNNNNNNNNNNNNNNNNNNNNNNNNNNNNNNNNNNNNNNNNNNNNNNNNNNNNNNNNNNNNNNNNNNNNNNNNNNNNNNNNNNNNNNNNNNNNNNNNNNNNNNNNNNNNNNNNNNNNNNNNNNNNNNNNNNNNNNNNNNNNNNNNNNNNNNNNNNNNNNNNNNNNNNNNNNNNNNNNNNNNNNNNNNNNNNNNNNNNNNNNNNNNNNNNNNNNNNNNNNNNNNNNNNNNNNNNNNNNNNNNNNNNNNNNNNNNNNNNNNNNNNNNNNNNNNNNNNNNNNNNNNNNNNNNNNNNNNNNNNNNNNNNNNNNNNNNNNNNNNNNNNNNNNNNNNNNNNNNNNNNNNNNNNNNNNNNNNNNNNNNNNNNNNNNNNNNNNNNNNNNNNNNNNNNNNNNNNNNNNNNNNNNNNNNNNNNNNNNNNNNNNNNNNNNNNNNNNNNNNNNNNNNNNNNNNNNNNNNNNNNNNNNNNNNNNNNNNNNNNNNNNNNNNNaataattaatttaatatataaataattttttttgtaaagttACAATAAAACCAAACAAACATGGTGGGCAAAATTTCAATAtcacacttttcttttctttttaaatttattttgtcaaGCCCCAAAATAAAATGGTTTATTTTAAAAGACAATTGTACATATCTCTTTAAGGTTTTCGactcaaaataaaacaaactacaAACTCTATTACTTTTCTTCACGAACAGGATGCTCCATGTTACacggataaaataaaaataagagtacATTGTTGGCACACAAGACTCGAACCTAACAAGAGAAAATAACATCAAAACGGAAAACGAAATTAAAGTACTCTTAGTTACTAAAACCACACCACTATTTTAAACCAaacattttctctctctctctacttTTTACCTTTTATTAAACTTCACacgtattatattattattattattataacaacTAAACTATATTTTTTGGACTACTTATGCTTAGTATGAACCACCGGTTCCATGCCCATACCTAGGATCATTGGGATTAACACCAGCACGTGTATTACGAGCGGTAGTGGTCGTAGAGGTTTGAGTCGTGCCGGTGTTAGTCCCAATAGGATGTGAGCCTATCACTCCCTCAGTCACTTGACCTGTGGGCTGTCCAGTTCCATGGCCAGGTAACGCAGACATCTGGTGGCCTCCAGTAGGATGTCCATGTTGTCCGGTTGTGGAATGAGTGGCAGTTCCGTAGTAGCCTGGGGCTATGTCCTCGGCCCGTGCCGCCTCTTTGTGGGCGGCGTTTTGATTATAAGCCGCCTGCTTCTCCATCTCGGCTTGGTTGGTCTTGTGTTCCTTCTTTTGTGTTGCCATCTGTTTTTGGACAGGGTCACGTGTACTCATCTTCTCAGCCTGATTATAAAGATAAACATTCATAAATAATGAGTTTTGCACATAATAGGTCTAATGACAACAACTAATACATATACTTAAAACCATGTATAACTCGCTCAATCTAATCAAATCACCTTCAATCATGATGATCATGTTCAATGTTAATGATAACTGATTACTAAAAAGCATGTGGagttcatattttattattaggttgctttttaataaaaatgtataGATCATCAAATGTATTcaagtaatttaattttcaaatgaTACTACTTTTTAATCTGTACTTATATCTTAACTTTTGTTTGTTTCAAAGTTAAGTAGTCATTAATCACATAAAAGATTTATCTTGGCTTTACTAATAATACTTTATACAATATGAATTAAGATTTTAATTATCATAATTcataaaatatgttaattacCTTCTCTTGGACGGTGGCCTTGGTTTTCTCCAAACCAGCTTGAGCAGAAGCACCAACATTAGCAGCTTTCTCCTTAATGCTCTGTCCGGTATTCTTTGCTCCTtgcattttttctctttctttttcttttttcaacaatttaattaactttaatttcaCTCTTATTGCCTTAGCTTGATGTGCTTTGGCTGTGATCAATTGCATGAAATAAATAGATTTAAGTGCACCCCAAGCACTTGCACCCGTGTCATTTTGAAGCACACGTGTCCAGCTTACGAAAGTACTTGCATCACCCATTCTACACGTATAGGAGCCTCGTGTCTGTTGCCAAGGACTTTAGCGACTTAGACGTGACAGTTTTTATAGGACACGTGCTAAACATATGTTGTTCATATTCATCTCATCCATCTAGCAGGTTCaagttgaaaataatttgttattatttattcttttattaaatataacttttttttttgaatttttatttatctaatattttatattttattcgttggttgttataaaaaaaattaatttctagtaaaactaattttaattttatcgtATTTTTGTCTCTATATCATACAGttagatatatttatatttttattatgtttcaatttttgtccctaaaatattatataaaactaGACTAATAACCCTCAAATAACGTTCATAAGTATGTCTTGCTAAGTTTGTATCAATCTAACTTctctatttttggattttataatTGAGAGTTATAATGTGATGTGaagaaattttttgtttaaattatttaaatgttttgtttattaaaatgtacaaatatataaaatatttacgTTACACATCTTGagtacatattttaaaaaataaataaacataaaaattaaaataccatGTGTAATACCTTAAAAAGAATATATCGGAGTAGAATGTATATATCTGTGTATTCgagataaaagtataaaaaattcgtatttggaaaattaaagttaaaaaatggggttatcgaaaataataatttaatgaaGGAGTAACagaaccaatcgattgaattaactaaattcaaattcttttgatgatttcaatcgattggataaTATGACTGATcgattgaataagaaaaatcTCACATACCTTGTAAAATTCAATTGATTGTGTATCAATTTCAATCAATTGAAGTTTGGGAAGCTAAATTTTAATCGATTGGTTTGTGCATCTAATCGATTGAATTTTCAAGAAACACGATTTTTCCTACTCACTGCGTATGTAATTGGATCAACGATAAAACTATGATCGATTACCATtgcaaaatatttattacaatgaatggaagatctaatttattatgaataaatatgatagatgaatgataaaaaaataatttataaaataaaaaatagattttataattaaataatatataaaggactaatttataattaaaattaaataaagactaTTTAACcgttattaaaaaacttaaaaaatatgttttgttatAAGACCGTTTAATGGTCCAAATGTTCTGGGACCATAAAATTCTTTGCCGAGTAATTTGGGGATGTAgtgtgttttattttaattgggCCACTTTTAAAACCTATTGTTAACGTTGTTCAAGAAAATCATTAGTTACCTAACATAACCCGTTTTTAAAGATCACGATACTTTTGAAAGCAACTAAGGTGCAGTCTTTTAAAGTTGGCttgtgtttttcaaattttaaaagtctATTATAACCtcatatattaactaatttttaaatttaacgcttaaatttgtgtcttttataatattttaaattttaaaaactattttaccaaacgtaattgttgttgcttgtgtttattaaaaattatttttaatttaatttactaaacataaatgctacactttttaaaaagttatcttTAAAAACTAGcttttataagctacttttaaaaaataaaagttttaccAAACTAAACCCTAATATTGCAGAGCTATTAAGGATGTCAACCTGATTTTACTCAAGAGGTAAATTCGGATCGAGCTATAGCTAATAGATCAATGGGTAAATTTGGGTCGAGGTATAGGTTTCATTGGCCAGGTTATAGgtaattgatcataacttgtTCTCTGAGTAATAGGTGGTAGTTACCGAGTAATACGGAATGGACCAGACTGTAACGACTGAGTTATAAATATAACGACCGAGTTATGTGTTGGTAATTTGTGAGTCATGAAAATTCTAATGTCTTGACCTAATATCCGAATTATAGCTTGTAGCTGCCGAGTTATAATGACTAGATCACAATCCCCAAGTTTGACCTGTTTATCTTTTAAGAGAagcaaattgaaattttatgaaaattgagttataactcggcaTGATATAAAAGAGACGTGGCTGTGTTAAAATTCGGAGATATAAGAATTAACCCCAAAATCAACTTGATaatcttgaaaataaaattggacAAACTTGTCATTAGAAAATGTGTTGCTTAtttcaatatatttttgaaCGAGTTTATAGGTGATTGTTTGTTGGACTAACACCGACTTATAGGTGTTGGTTTGCTTTGATTGATTCAAacttataattatcagtttgttTGAAGTAATTCCAACTTATAGATGTCGGTTTGTTTGAATTGGTTTCGACTTATAGTTATAGGTTTGTTGGATTGATTCTGACTTATAACTATCGGTTTGTTTTTGTATGCCAGTGTGTCTAAAATAAGCACAATAATTATGTGTTTATTGGATATGCGATATTTATATAAACCGTTAGATTatattagatgaaaatcaaaggttaatataaaagaaaatcattaatggactctaataaatacaaaatatcctagtatataattaaatattttaaatgacaATACTTTAATACACAATACTTCAAATGACaacagaattttttatttttaaataattaaaataaaatatataaatacaaaatatatgaatattttttattcattaagattaattattatgcaagaacattttataatattaaaaaatcatattaaaataatattttaaattataacataaaaatataaaataattaaaattttattttatattacttgacaaataattagattattatattcaaaatttattaattaactaattttgttaaaaatattattatataaaataatttttcatcaaaatattttgaaaatataatttattttaaatattatatataatatatgaaaataNNNNNNNNNNNNNNNNNNNNNNNNNNNNNNNNNNNNNNNNNNNNNNNNNNNNNNNNNNNNNNNNNNNNNNNNNNNNNNNNNNNNNNNNNNNNNNNNNNNNNNNNNNNNNNNNNNNNNNNNNNNNNNNNNNNNNNNNNNNNNNNNNNNNNNNNNNNNNNNNNNNNNNNNNNNNNNNNNNNNNNNNNNNNNNNNNNNNNNNNNNNNNNNNNNNNNNNNNNNNNNNNNNNNNNNNNNNNNNNNNNNNNNNNNNNNNNNNNNNNNNNNNNNNNNNNNNNNNNNNNNNNNNNNNNNNNNNNNNNNNNNNNNNNNNNNNNNNNNNNNNNNNNNNNNNNNNNNNNNNNNNNNNNNNNNNNNNNNNNNNNNNNNNNNNNNNNNNNNNNNNNNNNNNNNNNNNNNNNNNNNNNNNNNNNNNNNNNNNNNNNNNNNNNNNNNNNNNNNNNNNNNNNNNNNNNNNNNNNNNNNNNNNNNNNNNNNNNNNNNNNNNNNNNNNNNNNNNNNNNNNNNNNNNNNNNNNNNNNNNNNNNNNNNNNNNNNNNNNNNNNNNNNNNNNNNNNNNNNNNNNNNNNNNNNNNNNNNNNNNNNNNNNNNNNNNNNNNNNNNNNNNNNNNNNNNNNNNNNNNNNNNNNNNNNNNNNNNNNNNNNNNNNNNNNNNNNNNNNNNNNNNNNNNNNNNNNNNNNNNNNNNNNNNNNNNNNNNNNNNNNNNNNNNNNNNNNNNNNNNNNNNNNNNNNNNNNNNNNNNNNNNNNNNNNNNNNNNNNNNNNNNNNNNNNNNNNNNNNNNNNNNNNNNNNNNNNNNNNNNNNNNNNNNNNNNNNN
This portion of the Arachis duranensis cultivar V14167 chromosome 6, aradu.V14167.gnm2.J7QH, whole genome shotgun sequence genome encodes:
- the LOC107492896 gene encoding 18 kDa seed maturation protein, encoding MQGAKNTGQSIKEKAANVGASAQAGLEKTKATVQEKAEKMSTRDPVQKQMATQKKEHKTNQAEMEKQAAYNQNAAHKEAARAEDIAPGYYGTATHSTTGQHGHPTGGHQMSALPGHGTGQPTGQVTEGVIGSHPIGTNTGTTQTSTTTTARNTRAGVNPNDPRYGHGTGGSY